A single Natranaerobius thermophilus JW/NM-WN-LF DNA region contains:
- a CDS encoding YwbE family protein: protein MTRINRKDINSGTRVQVVQKQDQNSGKLTEGIVDSILTKSSSHPHGIKVRLTSGIVGRVKKIL, encoded by the coding sequence ATGACTAGAATTAACAGGAAAGATATCAATTCAGGTACACGTGTTCAAGTAGTTCAAAAACAAGATCAAAATTCAGGAAAATTAACAGAAGGAATTGTTGATTCAATCCTTACAAAATCCTCTTCACATCCTCATGGTATTAAGGTAAGGTTAACATCCGGGATAGTAGGTAGGGTTAAAAAAATACTATAA
- a CDS encoding amidohydrolase: MSSDQIFKGVVSTAIALVMVFSVSVGTMQARSDETADLILKNGEIYTVDENNSVVEAVAVNDDTIIETGSYDDVDQFMGQKTEVIDLEGRAVTPGLADGHMHLYSMATIALGVDVYWLEKSELLENVEEEVEQTEPGEWVLGRGYNEALWDDAEPHREVLDEISTEHPIALTRYCGHQLWVNSKALELSGIDAETEVEDGTLIRDDDGEPTGLLLGAAMGEIDRPGYEEEEIMQGIAEVTELAASYGLTYLHDASAHSLDRIDNMKELYENGKIDIRVNDMASYDAAMEMGTPEKGLYNNKYSIQSVKFQIDGSLGARSAAFKEDYSDDPGNDGLTYYEEDELTEKVADLYEIEFQPRTHAIGDYGNHKTLNVYERALEQVNNDFVDDHRSAIEHSQIIDFKDIPRFAKLDIIASWNQIHATEDMLFAEDRVGEERILGAYAWQTMESLGVVGLGGSDAAVSPLNPFYGIHAAVTRQDRDNNPEDGWYGDQALTREQALRQYTYNNAYAAFQEDLLGSIEPGKLADFTVLDQNIMDEEEVPDEKIWKTEPIKTIVGGEIVYEQ; the protein is encoded by the coding sequence ATGTCTTCAGATCAAATTTTTAAGGGTGTAGTTTCTACTGCCATTGCGTTGGTGATGGTGTTCAGTGTTAGTGTTGGTACAATGCAGGCAAGGTCTGATGAAACAGCGGATTTGATTCTTAAGAATGGAGAAATTTACACAGTAGATGAAAACAATTCGGTGGTAGAAGCTGTTGCAGTTAATGATGATACAATTATAGAAACAGGAAGTTATGATGATGTAGATCAATTTATGGGTCAAAAAACTGAAGTGATTGATTTGGAAGGAAGGGCAGTTACTCCAGGTTTAGCAGATGGTCATATGCATCTTTATAGTATGGCAACAATAGCTTTAGGGGTTGATGTTTATTGGTTAGAAAAATCAGAGTTATTAGAAAATGTAGAAGAGGAAGTAGAACAAACAGAACCAGGGGAATGGGTACTAGGACGTGGTTATAATGAAGCCCTATGGGACGATGCAGAACCTCATCGAGAAGTCCTTGATGAAATCAGTACTGAGCATCCTATAGCTCTTACGAGGTATTGTGGCCATCAGTTGTGGGTGAACAGTAAAGCATTGGAATTGTCTGGTATAGATGCTGAAACTGAAGTGGAAGATGGTACTTTAATACGTGATGACGATGGCGAACCCACAGGATTGTTATTAGGGGCAGCTATGGGAGAAATAGATAGACCAGGTTATGAAGAAGAGGAGATTATGCAAGGTATTGCAGAAGTAACAGAATTGGCTGCTAGCTATGGTTTGACTTATTTACATGATGCTTCAGCACATTCCTTAGACCGCATTGATAATATGAAAGAACTTTATGAGAACGGAAAAATAGATATCAGAGTCAATGATATGGCTAGTTATGATGCAGCCATGGAGATGGGAACACCAGAAAAAGGGTTATATAACAATAAATACAGTATTCAATCTGTAAAATTTCAGATTGATGGATCTCTTGGAGCAAGAAGTGCAGCTTTTAAAGAGGATTACAGTGATGACCCGGGCAATGACGGCTTAACATATTATGAAGAAGATGAGTTAACCGAAAAAGTAGCAGACTTATATGAAATTGAATTTCAACCACGAACTCATGCAATTGGAGATTATGGCAATCATAAAACATTAAATGTTTATGAAAGAGCCCTTGAACAAGTTAACAACGATTTTGTTGATGATCACAGATCAGCTATTGAACATTCTCAGATAATAGATTTTAAAGATATTCCCAGGTTTGCTAAACTGGACATTATTGCTTCCTGGAATCAGATTCACGCTACAGAGGATATGCTATTTGCTGAAGATCGTGTAGGAGAAGAGAGAATTCTTGGCGCTTATGCATGGCAAACTATGGAAAGCTTGGGTGTTGTTGGACTTGGTGGTTCTGATGCAGCTGTTTCACCACTGAATCCTTTTTATGGAATTCATGCAGCTGTAACCCGTCAAGATCGTGATAACAATCCAGAAGATGGGTGGTACGGTGATCAGGCACTAACCAGAGAGCAGGCTTTAAGACAATATACTTACAATAATGCTTATGCCGCATTTCAAGAAGACTTACTAGGATCAATTGAACCAGGGAAGCTTGCAGATTTTACTGTTCTTGATCAAAATATAATGGATGAAGAAGAGGTTCCTGATGAGAAGATATGGAAAACAGAACCCATTAAAACTATAGTAGGAGGAGAAATAGTATACGAACAATAA
- a CDS encoding carbon-nitrogen hydrolase family protein gives MKTNQYVRTAVIQAAPIIMDREKTLNKALDLIKEAKNEQAEIVVFPEAFIPAYPRGLSFGYLVGSRTMEGRNDFLRYYKNAVPVPGDTTEKLGEAARKAGIYLVIGVTEIDTEKNNNTLYCTILYFGPDGRLLDKHQKLKPTGSERLIWGEGDGSTLSVVNTPHGKLGGLICWENYMPLARTAMYQKGVSLYVAPTADARSVWQSTIRHIALEGRCYVLSCNQFVTKDMYPDDLEYYHELQNQPNIMCSGGSAIVNPMGEYVVEPVYNKEEMLLADLNMDLVIKGKMDFDVVGHYDRTDVFQLKINENE, from the coding sequence TTGAAAACCAATCAATATGTAAGAACAGCAGTAATTCAAGCAGCACCAATTATAATGGATAGAGAGAAAACTTTAAATAAAGCTTTGGATTTAATCAAAGAAGCGAAAAATGAACAAGCTGAAATAGTGGTTTTTCCTGAAGCCTTTATACCCGCTTATCCACGAGGGCTTTCCTTTGGATATTTAGTAGGAAGTCGGACAATGGAAGGAAGAAACGATTTTTTGAGATATTATAAAAATGCTGTCCCAGTTCCTGGTGATACTACTGAAAAATTGGGAGAAGCAGCAAGAAAAGCAGGAATTTATTTAGTGATTGGAGTTACGGAAATTGATACTGAAAAAAATAATAACACTTTATATTGTACAATTTTGTACTTTGGCCCCGATGGAAGACTTTTAGATAAGCATCAAAAATTAAAACCTACTGGGTCTGAAAGACTTATATGGGGAGAAGGGGATGGTAGTACGCTATCAGTTGTAAATACTCCCCATGGTAAATTAGGTGGTTTGATTTGCTGGGAAAATTACATGCCTCTTGCACGAACCGCTATGTATCAAAAAGGTGTCAGTTTATATGTTGCTCCCACAGCAGATGCCAGATCAGTTTGGCAATCAACTATTAGGCATATAGCCTTAGAAGGCAGATGTTATGTGCTGTCTTGTAATCAGTTTGTAACCAAGGATATGTATCCTGATGATCTTGAATATTATCATGAACTACAAAATCAGCCCAATATTATGTGTTCAGGAGGTAGTGCCATAGTCAATCCTATGGGTGAATATGTAGTGGAACCTGTGTATAATAAGGAAGAAATGTTGTTGGCAGACTTGAATATGGATCTAGTTATAAAAGGAAAGATGGACTTTGATGTAGTTGGTCACTATGACCGAACTGATGTATTTCAGCTGAAAATAAATGAAAATGAATAA
- the brnQ gene encoding branched-chain amino acid transport system II carrier protein, protein MNKKYTDTVVVGFALFAMFLGAGNVIFPPFLGHSSGTDWLPALIGFLLTGVGLPLLGIIAVAVAGGTVDHLAKNVSKNFGKLFGSVIVLTIGPLLAIPRTGATAFELGIAPFLEETIITSIIATTIFFGITLYFSLNPSTVIDRIGKYLTPTLVAVLGIIVIVGFISPVGAPQDVSSENTFTIGFTEGYQTMDALASILFAGIVIGSLIDRGYKTVSDQISLTIRAGAIAATGLGLIYGGLVYLGSTASGVFDAGIHRTDLLIGISGNLLGSLGTAILGISVFLACLTTSIGLTTTVGKYFNDLSEGKLKYNHLVIGTVLFSLFFANAGVELIVTIAEPILITIYPTAIVLIIMSLFDKYINDKIAYRGAVVATFLIGLMDAFRTLDLNPKTIEIFMSNLPLAEYGMPWITPAIVCAILASVAKKLTSENMF, encoded by the coding sequence ATGAACAAAAAATATACTGATACAGTAGTGGTCGGTTTCGCACTCTTTGCCATGTTCTTGGGGGCAGGAAATGTAATTTTTCCACCGTTTTTAGGTCATTCTTCTGGTACCGACTGGTTGCCTGCCTTGATCGGTTTTTTGTTAACTGGTGTTGGACTACCCTTACTTGGTATCATCGCTGTTGCTGTAGCTGGTGGCACTGTCGACCACTTAGCTAAAAATGTCAGTAAAAACTTCGGTAAACTTTTCGGCTCAGTAATAGTTTTAACTATTGGCCCACTCTTGGCCATTCCACGAACAGGGGCAACAGCTTTTGAGTTAGGGATAGCTCCCTTTCTTGAGGAAACAATAATTACTTCAATAATAGCAACAACAATATTTTTTGGAATAACATTATATTTTTCTCTAAATCCATCAACAGTGATTGATCGGATTGGGAAGTATCTCACACCAACATTGGTTGCAGTATTAGGTATTATAGTCATAGTTGGTTTTATCAGCCCAGTTGGAGCACCACAAGATGTGAGTTCTGAAAATACCTTTACCATAGGTTTTACCGAAGGGTATCAAACTATGGATGCACTGGCTTCAATTCTTTTTGCCGGTATTGTTATTGGAAGCTTAATCGACCGGGGATATAAAACTGTATCAGATCAGATCTCCTTGACAATTAGGGCGGGAGCTATTGCAGCCACTGGACTCGGGTTAATTTATGGAGGACTTGTGTACTTAGGAAGTACTGCTAGCGGAGTGTTTGATGCCGGAATTCACAGAACAGATTTATTAATTGGTATCAGTGGTAATTTACTCGGCTCTCTTGGCACTGCTATTCTAGGAATAAGCGTTTTCTTAGCGTGCTTAACTACTTCTATTGGATTAACTACTACGGTAGGAAAATATTTCAATGATTTATCTGAAGGTAAATTAAAATATAACCATCTCGTGATCGGTACTGTACTATTTAGCCTATTCTTTGCTAATGCCGGTGTAGAATTAATTGTAACTATAGCAGAGCCAATTTTAATTACTATCTATCCAACAGCCATTGTATTGATTATTATGTCATTGTTTGATAAATACATTAATGACAAAATCGCCTATAGAGGGGCCGTTGTAGCAACCTTTTTAATTGGTTTGATGGATGCTTTTAGAACATTAGATTTGAACCCCAAAACTATAGAAATTTTTATGTCTAACCTCCCCTTAGCCGAATACGGTATGCCTTGGATTACACCAGCAATTGTGTGCGCTATACTGGCTTCAGTTGCTAAAAAACTAACATCTGAAAACATGTTTTAA
- a CDS encoding superoxide dismutase: MNFKLPDLPYSYNSLEPHYDQQTLKLHHSKHHQSYVNGLNNALEKLKVARENNDYNGIKHWQRELAFHGSGHILHTLFFNNLGPEQGNLSKSLRDQINKDFGSFEMFAAQFTNAAKTVEASGWAVLAWNDVLEQLLVLTLEKHQNLTVIGAKPLLVIDMWEHAYYLQYQNDRAAYINAWWEIVNWNEVSRRFENP, encoded by the coding sequence ATGAATTTTAAATTACCGGATCTGCCTTATAGTTATAATTCACTGGAACCTCATTATGATCAACAGACCTTGAAACTTCATCATAGTAAACACCATCAATCCTATGTTAATGGTTTAAATAATGCTCTAGAAAAATTAAAAGTTGCTAGAGAAAACAATGATTATAACGGTATAAAGCACTGGCAAAGAGAACTAGCCTTTCATGGATCTGGCCATATTTTACACACTTTATTCTTTAATAATTTGGGTCCGGAACAAGGAAATCTATCAAAGAGTCTGCGGGATCAGATTAACAAAGATTTTGGCAGTTTTGAAATGTTTGCAGCTCAATTTACCAATGCTGCTAAAACCGTTGAAGCTTCGGGTTGGGCTGTCTTAGCATGGAACGATGTTTTAGAGCAATTGCTGGTACTGACATTAGAAAAACATCAAAATCTAACTGTGATTGGTGCTAAACCTCTATTGGTGATTGACATGTGGGAACACGCTTATTATCTTCAGTATCAGAATGATCGAGCTGCTTATATTAATGCTTGGTGGGAGATTGTCAATTGGAATGAGGTTTCTAGACGATTTGAAAATCCTTAA
- a CDS encoding N-acetylmuramoyl-L-alanine amidase: MKKVVTLVIVVFMLVITTNYAAGQENVDVFVDEDLVNFPDQEPYIDENSRVQVPVRFVSEALGGYVEWDGSTQTVNIKLDKKELSLEVGQEIYLIDNSEKEMDTVPQVSQQGRTMVPLRFVSEGLGAEVDWLGEEESVYINTKESQEEKENENNENNPSDVPSQEELENSEAMAEIKASNLNVRTGPGMDYSVVDNLQAGDSFPILDKHHNENEEEYQDWLKIDLEDEQDDVWVSADFIEISFLEESEEDEDKEQKDEEKEEIEEPEEDERDRPEIPQEYDDILGEIVIDADNLNVRTGPGLDYDSITQVDEGEDYDIITMAAMENHPTYEEWFKIDLDKRNLDVEDRNEAKGWVAAEYVKRDNIDLMNNLEEINYINWTENSNNTEITLGPVQRIPLESFTREDPDRLVLDFEGIALATDETAWQVETSTLQGIRAHEHNGMTRVVFDLNSKEHYSIDWEDAHLNVRLYDDNPLSGKKIFIDPGHGGSNSGAIGQNGLKEKEVALDVSLRTRDMLEELGADIYMSRESDIQVSLDERVEMATDSNADIFVSVHANAHPNNDIHGTETFYSSERSPLDFELAEALQNSLLHSLQRNNRGVKDSSFRVLRNATMPAALVELAFLSHEKEEELLKKDEFREKAAEAIVEGILNYDKTVR, translated from the coding sequence TTGAAAAAAGTTGTAACTTTAGTTATTGTTGTTTTCATGCTAGTAATAACAACGAACTATGCAGCTGGTCAAGAAAATGTTGATGTTTTTGTAGACGAGGATCTGGTGAATTTTCCTGACCAAGAACCTTACATAGACGAAAACAGCAGAGTTCAAGTACCAGTACGTTTTGTCAGTGAAGCCCTCGGAGGTTATGTGGAATGGGATGGCAGTACTCAAACAGTCAATATTAAACTGGATAAAAAGGAACTATCCTTAGAAGTGGGACAAGAAATTTACTTAATTGATAATAGTGAAAAAGAAATGGATACAGTTCCACAAGTTTCACAACAGGGCCGAACCATGGTACCTCTGAGATTTGTAAGTGAAGGTTTGGGTGCTGAAGTAGATTGGCTAGGAGAGGAAGAGTCTGTTTATATTAATACAAAAGAGAGTCAAGAAGAAAAAGAGAATGAAAATAACGAGAATAATCCGTCTGATGTTCCTTCACAAGAAGAATTGGAGAACAGTGAAGCTATGGCTGAAATTAAAGCGAGCAATCTAAATGTAAGAACAGGACCAGGAATGGACTATTCAGTAGTTGATAATTTACAGGCAGGAGATTCCTTTCCTATTTTGGACAAGCACCATAATGAAAATGAGGAAGAATATCAAGACTGGCTGAAAATTGATTTAGAGGATGAACAAGATGATGTTTGGGTTAGTGCAGATTTTATAGAGATTAGTTTTCTAGAAGAAAGTGAAGAAGATGAAGACAAGGAACAAAAAGACGAAGAAAAAGAAGAAATAGAAGAACCAGAAGAAGATGAAAGAGATAGACCGGAAATACCACAAGAATACGATGATATTTTAGGTGAGATAGTTATAGATGCCGACAATTTAAATGTTAGGACAGGGCCAGGGTTGGACTATGATAGTATCACCCAAGTTGATGAGGGTGAAGACTATGACATCATAACTATGGCAGCTATGGAAAATCATCCCACCTATGAAGAGTGGTTTAAAATCGACTTAGATAAAAGAAACTTAGATGTGGAAGACAGAAATGAAGCCAAGGGTTGGGTTGCTGCAGAGTATGTCAAAAGAGATAATATAGATTTGATGAATAATTTAGAGGAAATAAATTATATAAATTGGACCGAGAACTCTAACAACACTGAAATCACCCTGGGACCAGTACAAAGGATTCCCTTGGAGTCCTTTACGAGAGAAGACCCTGATAGACTTGTTCTAGACTTTGAAGGAATAGCTCTAGCTACTGATGAGACTGCTTGGCAAGTCGAAACATCTACTTTGCAAGGTATAAGGGCTCATGAACACAATGGAATGACAAGGGTTGTTTTTGATTTGAATTCCAAGGAACACTACTCTATAGATTGGGAAGATGCTCATTTAAATGTCAGATTATATGACGATAATCCATTATCTGGTAAGAAAATATTTATAGATCCAGGACATGGAGGTAGTAATAGTGGAGCTATTGGACAAAATGGTCTTAAAGAAAAGGAAGTGGCTCTAGACGTCTCTTTAAGAACTAGGGATATGTTGGAGGAATTAGGTGCTGATATCTATATGAGCCGCGAATCGGATATTCAAGTTTCTCTGGACGAGCGAGTTGAAATGGCAACTGATTCAAATGCTGATATTTTTGTAAGTGTCCATGCTAACGCTCATCCCAATAATGATATTCACGGTACAGAAACCTTTTATTCTTCAGAACGGAGTCCTTTAGATTTTGAATTAGCTGAAGCCTTACAGAATAGCTTATTACACAGTCTTCAAAGAAATAATAGAGGGGTGAAAGATAGCAGTTTTAGAGTACTAAGAAATGCTACTATGCCTGCAGCTTTAGTTGAATTGGCCTTTTTATCCCATGAAAAAGAAGAAGAATTACTTAAAAAGGATGAATTCCGCGAAAAGGCTGCTGAAGCAATTGTAGAGGGTATTTTAAATTATGATAAAACTGTCCGTTAA
- a CDS encoding IS6 family transposase has protein sequence MTKVVCPRCNNNCSDKFYRFGFDNHGHQKYQCQECFSQFAPKTLSKGGDKRGPNKPRKYPSCPKCGKATFLHHDYEFYSNLRCWDKSCNHSFYVPKPQSIPEPSQLDIDGKVDFSNMRHSLHTVIRALYLYFINGSSTRGVSQFLIDCEGIKVSHVTIADWTKKFAPLFLYISRYLKPIDLDSSDEWHVDETVIKIKGKRFYAWTVIDAETRFVLAFHLSPYRDSQAAFKVLNYAKKHFGQPHSIVTDRYWAYNAPIKVLFPNSNHIRVESFQDDISNNLIESFFQIFKSWVKQRRGFASFQSANKLIAVFVFAFNFVRTSNVLNQSTPAQVAGINYSNRNRTFWLLHSNNAA, from the coding sequence ATGACTAAAGTTGTATGCCCTAGATGCAATAATAACTGCTCTGACAAGTTTTATAGGTTTGGTTTTGATAATCATGGTCATCAAAAGTATCAATGTCAAGAATGTTTTAGTCAGTTTGCACCTAAGACACTTTCTAAAGGCGGGGATAAAAGAGGTCCTAATAAACCTCGTAAATATCCCTCTTGCCCTAAATGCGGTAAAGCTACATTTTTACATCACGACTATGAATTTTATTCTAATTTGAGGTGTTGGGACAAAAGCTGTAATCATTCTTTCTATGTCCCTAAACCTCAAAGTATTCCTGAACCTTCGCAACTTGATATTGACGGCAAAGTAGACTTCTCTAACATGAGACATTCTCTTCATACTGTTATTCGAGCTCTTTACCTGTACTTTATCAATGGTAGCTCTACTAGAGGTGTCTCACAGTTCCTTATTGATTGTGAAGGAATTAAAGTATCTCATGTTACTATTGCTGACTGGACTAAAAAGTTTGCTCCTCTGTTTCTTTATATCTCTAGATATCTAAAGCCAATAGATCTTGACTCTTCTGATGAGTGGCATGTCGACGAAACTGTAATTAAAATTAAAGGCAAAAGATTCTACGCCTGGACTGTTATTGATGCTGAAACTAGATTTGTGCTTGCATTTCATCTATCTCCTTACAGAGATAGCCAGGCTGCTTTTAAAGTGCTGAACTATGCTAAGAAACATTTTGGACAGCCTCATAGTATCGTTACAGATAGATACTGGGCTTACAATGCTCCAATTAAAGTTCTGTTTCCAAACTCTAATCACATCAGAGTCGAGTCTTTTCAAGATGATATCTCTAATAACTTAATTGAATCTTTTTTTCAGATTTTCAAAAGCTGGGTTAAGCAACGCAGAGGATTTGCTTCTTTCCAGTCAGCCAACAAGTTGATTGCGGTATTTGTGTTTGCTTTTAACTTTGTTAGGACAAGCAATGTTTTGAATCAGTCTACTCCTGCTCAAGTTGCTGGGATTAATTACTCTAATCGTAATAGGACTTTTTGGCTTTTACATAGTAATAATGCCGCTTGA
- a CDS encoding nucleotidyltransferase domain-containing protein, with protein MKQEEAIESILPHVKNDEAVEAVFLKGSIARGEYDEYSDVDFYCLVKEDKKADFLEKRFDYLRKYRNLIFWSESNFVGPQIVAVFDNGLHFDFYTVTEPTLPEKDEIKVLYDPKQLLSDYKPKSLSFTSKQIIKLFNSFTFSLLEFETAYLRKDLMWASRLGGHLISDLCVIVRYINNPSKAQLGIKNLNNYIDENLNKKLIDIYNNICPERLPHGVKQLLDVADEMIPKLPEEVRAGINEFFYNYMSKKIRDLD; from the coding sequence ATGAAACAAGAAGAGGCAATTGAAAGCATTTTACCTCATGTGAAGAATGATGAAGCTGTTGAAGCGGTTTTTCTTAAGGGGTCAATTGCTAGAGGAGAATATGATGAGTATTCAGATGTAGACTTTTATTGTTTGGTTAAAGAGGATAAAAAGGCTGACTTTCTAGAAAAACGTTTTGATTACTTAAGAAAGTACCGAAATCTAATTTTTTGGTCTGAATCAAACTTTGTTGGACCACAGATAGTTGCAGTTTTCGATAATGGTCTTCATTTTGATTTTTATACTGTAACCGAGCCTACCTTACCAGAAAAAGATGAAATAAAGGTACTATATGATCCAAAGCAATTACTAAGTGATTATAAACCTAAAAGCTTATCGTTTACTTCGAAACAAATAATCAAATTATTTAATAGTTTTACATTTTCTTTACTAGAATTTGAGACAGCTTATCTAAGAAAAGATCTGATGTGGGCTTCTAGATTAGGAGGACATTTGATTAGTGATCTATGTGTAATTGTAAGATATATTAACAATCCTTCTAAAGCACAATTGGGAATTAAGAATTTGAATAACTATATTGATGAAAACCTAAATAAAAAACTTATTGATATTTATAATAATATCTGTCCCGAGAGATTACCGCATGGTGTGAAACAATTACTAGATGTAGCAGATGAGATGATACCCAAACTGCCAGAGGAAGTAAGAGCCGGTATTAATGAATTTTTTTATAATTACATGTCTAAAAAGATAAGAGATCTAGATTAA
- a CDS encoding DUF4829 domain-containing protein, which yields MKYQWKEFTKVYYILFLVVSTLLIIILPGCLEGSHNDNSKPSEKEEKVDKIIKTIENQGAREAKNQFFQIAEKDQEKAMSIMDKVEETLEIDFEKLYEKERQNRINENITEKIEFEDKELLSDYGWTVSEAINSFNLRLPESFEHKPGEFPEVIYWAYNNELNKDIGKDLRPYLGNEVTVNLYDIEEDLPEFMSPREDSGRAIVVRDQNEIIGAWLGAGSHDDFACSLRGKQREEITGETWEEWVDSIIDADNPKERELNKLGAQEIIEKYWEAADKGEYSKAYSLLSRCNLRSYLFSNMDNRELYNQSFNQGVIGGLYNIESVELLEVEKQEHYETNHDSRDKKQFKVTVDKTVKDKITHGSGKQPRFMTLVRETPETGWRISGIGTGP from the coding sequence ATGAAATATCAATGGAAAGAATTTACAAAAGTATATTATATATTATTTTTAGTTGTGTCGACTTTATTGATTATTATTTTGCCTGGTTGTTTAGAAGGTTCCCATAATGATAATAGTAAACCTAGTGAAAAAGAAGAAAAAGTAGATAAAATAATTAAGACTATAGAAAACCAGGGCGCTAGAGAAGCCAAAAACCAATTTTTCCAGATAGCAGAAAAAGACCAAGAAAAAGCAATGTCAATCATGGATAAAGTAGAGGAAACCCTAGAGATTGATTTTGAAAAATTATATGAAAAGGAAAGACAAAATAGAATTAATGAAAATATTACCGAGAAAATTGAATTTGAAGATAAAGAACTATTAAGTGATTATGGTTGGACTGTTTCAGAGGCGATTAATTCATTTAATCTAAGGCTTCCTGAGAGTTTTGAGCATAAACCCGGAGAATTTCCAGAAGTAATTTACTGGGCATATAATAACGAATTGAACAAGGATATCGGCAAGGATTTAAGACCTTATTTAGGAAATGAGGTTACCGTTAATCTTTACGACATAGAGGAAGATTTGCCAGAGTTTATGAGTCCTAGAGAAGATTCGGGTAGGGCAATTGTAGTCCGAGACCAAAATGAAATAATTGGTGCTTGGCTAGGTGCAGGCAGTCATGATGATTTTGCTTGTTCACTAAGAGGAAAACAAAGAGAAGAAATAACGGGAGAAACATGGGAAGAATGGGTTGACTCAATTATTGATGCAGATAATCCAAAAGAAAGAGAGCTTAACAAGTTAGGAGCCCAAGAAATTATTGAAAAATATTGGGAGGCAGCAGATAAAGGTGAATATAGCAAAGCTTATTCTCTTCTAAGTAGATGTAATTTAAGAAGTTATCTATTTTCAAATATGGATAATCGGGAACTATATAATCAAAGTTTTAATCAAGGAGTAATAGGTGGGCTTTATAATATTGAATCAGTAGAATTACTAGAGGTGGAAAAACAAGAGCATTATGAAACTAACCATGATTCTAGAGACAAAAAGCAATTTAAAGTAACAGTTGATAAAACAGTAAAAGATAAAATTACTCATGGCAGCGGAAAACAACCACGTTTTATGACTTTAGTTAGAGAAACTCCTGAAACGGGATGGCGAATTTCTGGTATAGGTACAGGCCCATAG
- a CDS encoding GIY-YIG nuclease family protein translates to MYFTYIIECSDSTLYTGYTTDITYRIKKHNEGKAAKYTKFRVPVKLKYHEKFSTKSEAMKRERAIKKMSRQEKLNLIYKKQSNTLNLKSK, encoded by the coding sequence ATGTATTTTACATACATAATAGAATGTTCCGATAGCACACTATACACTGGTTATACAACCGATATTACTTATCGGATAAAAAAACACAATGAAGGTAAAGCTGCTAAATACACAAAATTTAGAGTTCCTGTTAAACTAAAATACCACGAAAAATTCAGCACTAAGTCAGAAGCTATGAAAAGAGAAAGAGCAATAAAAAAGATGAGCCGACAGGAAAAACTAAATCTAATTTATAAAAAGCAATCAAATACTTTAAATCTCAAATCCAAGTAA